The Acidobacteriota bacterium genome has a segment encoding these proteins:
- a CDS encoding response regulator transcription factor translates to MAKKILLIDDDKDLVESLGQALKANGYEVVTALSGSAGLKTLLAEKPDLLILDVMMETDTAGFEAAAQIRSDRESSRYREFRNIPIILLTAINQVTNNRFSLDDSKNFLPGIDDFLTKPVDIDDLLAKIEAALN, encoded by the coding sequence ATGGCCAAGAAAATTCTTCTCATCGACGACGACAAAGACCTCGTCGAAAGCCTCGGCCAGGCCCTGAAAGCGAACGGCTACGAGGTCGTGACGGCGCTCAGCGGCTCAGCCGGCCTGAAAACGCTTCTCGCGGAAAAACCCGACCTCCTCATCCTGGACGTCATGATGGAAACCGACACGGCCGGCTTCGAAGCGGCCGCCCAGATCCGGAGCGACAGGGAAAGCTCGCGCTATCGGGAATTCCGTAACATTCCGATTATTCTGCTGACGGCCATTAACCAGGTCACGAACAACCGCTTCTCGCTCGACGACTCCAAAAACTTCCTTCCCGGCATCGACGATTTTCTGACGAAGCCGGTGGATATCGACGATCTTCTGGCAAAAATCGAGGCCGCCCTGAATTGA
- a CDS encoding response regulator — protein MSAKLLFIDDEDIVLRSCRRIFTGDEWEVETALSGEEGLEMARAKDYDVVVTDLKMPGLGGMDVLKTLRQEKPDIIVVIFTGYANVETAREALKNGAFDYIPKPFTPEEIRSVVRNAVQSKKDIAPAKMLDLMAIVSHELKSPVSAVHTTASTLHRGYFGRLEPGQQRIVESILRNCEYLEDIIRSYIDLSRMELDKLGAFKEEVPFAAAVVNEALDTPGVKDNTKAMDIQTEWTKDIVVHGDPRLLEIVVRNLVVNAVKYGREGTPVRLRMRREGGEMIFSVHNEGVGISAEDIRDRLFKRFERLRQPGTEGVKGSGLGLYICRQIVEKHGGRIWAESEPGRYAEFFVALPLKT, from the coding sequence ATGAGCGCCAAGCTTCTCTTCATCGATGACGAGGACATCGTCCTCCGGAGCTGCCGGCGGATCTTCACCGGTGACGAATGGGAGGTCGAGACGGCGCTCTCCGGCGAGGAGGGTCTCGAAATGGCCCGGGCCAAAGACTACGACGTCGTCGTCACCGACCTCAAGATGCCGGGACTCGGCGGCATGGACGTCCTCAAGACTCTCCGTCAGGAAAAACCCGACATCATCGTCGTGATTTTCACGGGATACGCCAACGTCGAAACGGCCCGGGAGGCGCTCAAAAACGGCGCCTTCGACTACATTCCCAAGCCTTTTACGCCCGAAGAGATCCGGAGCGTCGTCCGAAACGCCGTCCAGTCCAAAAAGGACATCGCTCCGGCGAAGATGCTCGATCTCATGGCCATCGTGTCTCATGAGCTTAAAAGCCCCGTCTCCGCCGTCCACACGACGGCCTCGACGCTTCACCGGGGTTATTTCGGCCGCCTTGAACCCGGCCAGCAGAGAATCGTGGAGTCCATTCTCCGCAACTGCGAATATCTCGAAGACATCATCCGGAGTTACATCGACCTGTCGCGGATGGAACTCGACAAGCTGGGGGCCTTCAAGGAAGAGGTTCCCTTCGCCGCGGCGGTCGTCAACGAGGCCCTGGATACGCCCGGCGTCAAGGACAACACCAAAGCCATGGACATCCAAACGGAGTGGACCAAGGACATCGTCGTTCACGGAGATCCCCGCCTGCTCGAGATCGTCGTCCGGAACCTGGTCGTCAACGCCGTCAAGTACGGCCGGGAAGGAACGCCGGTCAGGCTGCGAATGCGCCGGGAGGGCGGCGAGATGATCTTTTCGGTCCACAACGAGGGGGTCGGCATATCGGCCGAAGACATCCGCGACCGGCTCTTCAAGCGCTTCGAGCGGTTGCGGCAGCCGGGGACGGAAGGCGTCAAGGGATCGGGCCTCGGTCTCTACATCTGCCGCCAGATCGTCGAGAAGCACGGCGGCCGGATCTGGGCCGAATCCGAGCCCGGTCGATACGCCGAATTCTTCGTCGCGCTGCCTCTCAAGACCTGA
- a CDS encoding uroporphyrinogen decarboxylase family protein — protein sequence MDDTTEQAGSSGSGIGETRRFLERLWRLENEERPGFLIGYTGERLKKGRPVRSALFSTEGRDTVLNRLTDPEKFLAAQIEEIEGQSAFPGDLVPALCPTLGVVALPSAFGCDVVWHETDFPSVRPLPLDDLSRIMDIEPPGLQAGVLGRILDTSRVFIERTSGRFPIRLADLQGPVDNAALIVGHTRFFEALLTHPREMHHLLGLTTDLLIDFARAQRRLVVEMGAEFVPGGFQPWLPDGTALSISNDSGVMLSPALHDEFSLPYLEKIAETFGGVYLHSCGNWAHLFPSLEKFAGLRGLEFGASETDFGAVSDRFGGRVVLACRVGLNRDFVFKGMFDFVSRILAARTTNRGLFIHVDATNGLIGDDWPETDIEALAELLG from the coding sequence ATGGACGATACGACTGAGCAGGCCGGGTCATCGGGTTCCGGCATCGGTGAGACCCGCCGCTTCCTGGAGCGGCTGTGGCGCCTCGAAAACGAGGAACGTCCGGGCTTCCTCATCGGATACACCGGAGAGAGATTGAAAAAGGGCCGGCCCGTGCGAAGCGCCCTCTTTTCGACGGAGGGGCGGGACACCGTCCTCAACCGGCTGACCGATCCCGAAAAGTTCCTGGCCGCCCAGATCGAGGAGATCGAAGGGCAGTCGGCCTTCCCCGGCGACCTTGTCCCCGCCCTCTGTCCAACGCTCGGCGTCGTCGCCCTGCCCTCGGCTTTCGGCTGCGACGTGGTCTGGCACGAGACCGATTTTCCGTCGGTTCGTCCCCTGCCCCTCGACGACCTGAGCCGGATCATGGACATCGAGCCACCGGGGTTGCAGGCCGGTGTCCTTGGCCGCATCCTGGATACCTCGCGGGTCTTTATCGAGCGGACGTCGGGTCGCTTCCCCATCCGGTTGGCCGATCTCCAGGGTCCCGTGGACAACGCCGCGCTTATCGTTGGTCATACCCGGTTCTTCGAGGCTCTTCTGACCCATCCCCGGGAGATGCATCACCTTCTGGGCCTGACCACGGACCTTCTGATCGATTTCGCCCGGGCACAGCGCCGCCTGGTCGTGGAAATGGGCGCGGAGTTCGTGCCCGGCGGATTCCAGCCCTGGCTTCCCGATGGAACGGCCCTCTCGATTTCCAACGACTCCGGGGTGATGCTGTCCCCCGCGCTTCACGATGAATTCAGCCTGCCCTATCTCGAAAAAATCGCGGAGACTTTCGGCGGCGTCTATCTCCATTCCTGCGGAAACTGGGCTCATCTTTTTCCGAGCCTCGAAAAGTTCGCGGGGCTGCGCGGTCTTGAATTCGGAGCCTCCGAAACGGATTTCGGGGCGGTCTCCGATCGGTTCGGCGGACGCGTCGTCCTGGCCTGCCGGGTCGGACTCAACCGCGATTTCGTTTTCAAAGGAATGTTCGATTTCGTCTCGCGGATTCTTGCGGCCAGGACAACAAACCGCGGACTTTTCATTCATGTCGACGCAACGAACGGCCTGATCGGCGACGACTGGCCCGAGACCGACATCGAAGCCCTCGCGGAGCTCCTGGGATGA
- a CDS encoding cache domain-containing protein, protein MIKFLNRSDIRLKLIVGLLSIVLLTGALSILVGVRIIDRNVIREAQDSVESSLAATEFLYREEIAKRARIVNYLSKTSEIVQAVARGDREFLFTKLEQIKKEFEFDIVNLVDAGGQVLVRANNFEEYGDSIAHYSYVKWVLENREPVFGTGVLENEDIRREGPMLAARTLIPVIPTPHAQPRDVLVEDRALVIKLVAPVMSGRRMIGILYAAIVLNNNETFIDRFKNLVFRDEEFNDKEVGTTTIFLGDVRVATNVKDRDGRRAIGTQVSEEVFREVFEEGRTFVGKAFVVDAWYLSGYTPIYDIHDRRIGILYAGILEDKFNAILRETTVSFLQVIALTTILALAVAVYLIGAATRPVKRIITASAEIARGNYAKIEIRPGDDQDIRNIGTAFNKMTEAIEERDRWLKNLAETSILKSEKLASIGRLASGIAHEINNPLTGVLTYSCLLLEELRGTPHEDDLKVIQDETLRCRTIVRGLLDFARDSRPEKIDVDINALIDASLRIIEKNVSFQNITIVRDYDRSLPLISVDTGQIRSVINNLAVNAADAMPDGGRLMITTHRDPSGDEIVIKFADTGVGISEENMKKLFEPFFTTKDKGKGTGLGLAVTYGVIQRHNGSISVRSKVGEGTEFTIRLPRREAGPDPNPWESAKEES, encoded by the coding sequence TTGATCAAGTTTCTCAACCGGTCCGACATCCGCCTCAAGCTGATCGTCGGGCTTCTGTCCATCGTTCTTCTGACGGGCGCCCTGTCCATTCTCGTCGGCGTCCGGATCATCGATCGGAACGTCATCCGCGAGGCCCAGGATTCGGTTGAAAGCAGCCTGGCCGCGACGGAATTCCTTTACCGGGAGGAAATCGCCAAGCGCGCCCGCATCGTGAACTATCTGTCCAAGACTTCTGAAATCGTCCAGGCGGTGGCGAGGGGGGACCGCGAATTCCTCTTCACCAAACTCGAACAGATCAAGAAGGAATTCGAATTCGACATCGTCAACCTCGTCGACGCCGGGGGCCAGGTGCTTGTCCGGGCCAATAACTTCGAGGAATACGGCGACAGCATCGCCCATTACAGCTACGTCAAGTGGGTGCTCGAAAACCGGGAACCGGTTTTCGGAACGGGTGTCCTCGAAAACGAGGACATCCGGCGGGAAGGTCCGATGCTGGCCGCCCGAACCCTGATCCCTGTGATCCCGACACCCCATGCGCAGCCGCGGGACGTCCTGGTCGAGGACCGGGCCCTGGTCATCAAGCTGGTCGCGCCCGTCATGTCCGGCCGCAGGATGATCGGCATCCTCTACGCGGCGATCGTTCTCAACAACAACGAGACGTTCATCGACCGGTTCAAAAACCTCGTCTTCCGGGACGAGGAATTCAACGACAAAGAAGTCGGGACGACGACGATTTTTCTGGGCGACGTCCGCGTGGCCACGAACGTCAAGGACCGCGACGGCCGGAGAGCCATCGGCACCCAGGTCTCGGAGGAGGTCTTTCGGGAAGTCTTCGAGGAAGGGCGGACGTTCGTCGGGAAAGCCTTCGTCGTCGATGCCTGGTATCTTTCGGGATACACCCCCATCTACGACATTCACGACCGGAGAATCGGAATCCTCTACGCCGGAATTCTCGAGGATAAATTCAACGCCATCCTCCGCGAAACAACCGTCTCGTTTCTTCAGGTCATCGCCCTGACGACGATCCTGGCTCTGGCCGTGGCCGTCTATCTCATCGGCGCCGCCACGCGCCCGGTCAAACGCATCATCACCGCCTCGGCCGAGATCGCCCGGGGCAATTACGCAAAAATCGAGATCCGGCCCGGAGACGACCAGGACATCCGGAACATCGGCACGGCCTTCAACAAGATGACCGAGGCCATCGAGGAACGCGACCGTTGGCTCAAGAATCTGGCGGAAACATCGATCCTCAAGTCCGAGAAGCTGGCCTCCATCGGCCGCCTGGCATCGGGGATCGCCCACGAGATCAACAATCCCCTGACGGGAGTCTTGACTTACAGCTGCCTTCTCCTCGAAGAGCTCAGAGGCACGCCTCACGAGGACGACCTCAAGGTCATTCAGGACGAGACGCTGCGCTGCCGGACCATCGTCCGCGGCCTTCTGGATTTCGCCAGGGACAGCCGGCCGGAAAAAATCGACGTCGACATCAACGCCCTGATCGACGCCTCCCTGCGCATTATCGAAAAAAACGTCAGCTTTCAGAATATCACCATCGTCAGGGACTACGACCGGTCGCTGCCCCTGATCAGCGTCGACACCGGGCAGATCCGGTCGGTCATCAACAATTTGGCCGTGAACGCCGCCGATGCCATGCCCGACGGCGGCCGCCTGATGATTACCACCCACAGGGATCCCTCGGGAGACGAGATCGTCATCAAGTTCGCCGATACGGGCGTCGGCATCAGCGAAGAGAACATGAAAAAACTCTTCGAGCCGTTTTTCACCACCAAGGACAAGGGCAAGGGGACGGGGCTCGGACTGGCCGTGACCTACGGCGTCATCCAGCGCCACAACGGGTCGATCTCCGTTCGCAGCAAGGTCGGCGAGGGTACGGAATTCACCATCCGGCTTCCCCGCAGGGAAGCCGGTCCCGATCCGAACCCCTGGGAGAGCGCCAAGGAGGAATCATGA
- the nuoB gene encoding NADH-quinone oxidoreductase subunit NuoB — protein MLAKLSKKFFPKSLWVYHCNSGACNGCDIEILNVLTPYYDVERFGIRLVGSPRHADVMLLSGSVTRPTLPLVRRAHAAIPAPKIVFGIGSCAVGGGCWFDTYNVTGGGAQAVPVDFYVPGCPPRPEAIIYGVALALGLVDKKAAPVELKQVEFPIDAYERSKAWEDRNVIYQLLKD, from the coding sequence ATGCTGGCCAAGTTATCGAAAAAATTCTTTCCCAAATCCCTCTGGGTCTATCACTGCAACAGCGGCGCCTGCAACGGCTGCGACATTGAAATCCTGAATGTCCTGACGCCCTACTACGACGTCGAGCGCTTCGGGATCCGGCTCGTCGGCTCGCCGCGGCACGCCGACGTCATGCTGCTGTCCGGTTCGGTCACGCGTCCGACGCTGCCCCTGGTCCGCAGGGCTCATGCGGCCATCCCCGCCCCGAAAATCGTCTTCGGCATCGGCTCCTGCGCGGTCGGAGGCGGTTGCTGGTTCGACACGTACAATGTCACCGGCGGCGGGGCCCAGGCCGTGCCCGTCGACTTCTATGTCCCCGGTTGCCCTCCCCGGCCTGAGGCCATCATTTACGGCGTGGCCCTGGCGCTCGGCCTGGTCGACAAGAAGGCGGCGCCCGTCGAACTCAAGCAGGTCGAATTCCCCATCGACGCCTACGAGCGCAGCAAGGCCTGGGAGGACCGGAACGTCATTTACCAGCTTCTCAAGGACTAA
- a CDS encoding SLC13 family permease, giving the protein MEHYFILALIAGALALFALEVVRPDIVAIGVALILLLTKTVTIQEGFSGFSNPAVITVIAMFILSSGIVRTGLTDHVVEFLVRIGGRNPIVLTVLVMFTVGTMSAFMNNIGATAILLTAVFAVSRRAEYPASKLLIPLSFGSLLGGLTTLIGTPPNILVSQALEESGFEGFKMFDFLPTGLAVLGIGVVYMALAGRHLIPVREGDANFTRQYQLQDYITEVVVSDKSSLAGKSILESRLQKDMGLTVLRISRRTDGVMKTILPRPDTTLEAEDRLVVEGDITRLMELRESKQLEIHIEKKFTDAGLTGGGVQLAEVAVAPNASILGQTIKGADIRKRFGVLVLALRRRERAIPARYAHVPLQLGDLMLVQGPPEAITKLAESRDFLVVNRLDHEPRQVEKAPLAGGIMLLIIAAAATGLLHISVAGFLGVVLMVVTGCVKVEDMYKRVEWRVIFLIAGMMPLGIAMDERHTGTAAWLAGHIVDLAGGAGPLLLLACLFLFTTLITEVMSNAAAAVLLAPIGISIAIGMNLQPHPFLMAIAIGGSTTFLTPVGHQANVLVYGVGGYRFLDFTRVGAPLNILIFIAAMIVIPLVWPFTPIHP; this is encoded by the coding sequence ATGGAACATTATTTCATTCTTGCGCTGATCGCGGGGGCGCTTGCCCTGTTCGCCCTCGAAGTCGTCCGTCCCGACATCGTGGCCATCGGCGTCGCGCTCATCCTGCTCCTGACCAAAACCGTCACCATCCAGGAAGGCTTCTCGGGCTTCAGCAATCCCGCCGTCATCACCGTGATCGCCATGTTCATCCTGAGCTCGGGAATCGTCCGGACCGGGCTCACCGACCACGTCGTCGAATTCCTCGTCCGCATCGGCGGGCGCAATCCCATCGTCCTGACCGTCCTCGTCATGTTCACCGTCGGCACAATGTCGGCCTTTATGAACAATATCGGCGCAACCGCCATCCTGCTCACGGCCGTTTTCGCCGTCTCCCGCCGGGCCGAGTACCCGGCCTCCAAGCTGCTGATCCCCCTCTCGTTCGGATCCCTTCTCGGCGGCCTGACGACATTGATCGGCACACCGCCCAACATCCTTGTTTCCCAGGCCCTTGAAGAATCCGGGTTCGAAGGGTTCAAAATGTTCGATTTCCTTCCGACCGGGCTGGCCGTCCTGGGTATCGGCGTCGTCTACATGGCCCTTGCCGGACGCCATCTGATTCCGGTCCGCGAGGGAGACGCCAATTTCACCCGCCAGTACCAGCTCCAGGATTACATCACCGAAGTTGTGGTTTCCGACAAGTCGTCGCTTGCCGGAAAATCGATTCTTGAGTCCAGACTGCAGAAAGACATGGGACTCACCGTCCTGCGCATCAGCCGACGGACGGACGGAGTCATGAAGACGATTCTCCCCCGACCCGACACGACTCTGGAGGCCGAAGACAGGCTCGTCGTCGAAGGCGACATCACCCGCCTCATGGAACTTCGGGAGTCGAAACAGCTCGAGATTCATATCGAAAAGAAATTCACCGACGCCGGACTGACCGGAGGCGGCGTGCAGTTGGCGGAAGTGGCCGTCGCGCCCAACGCCTCCATCCTCGGCCAGACCATCAAGGGCGCCGACATCCGGAAGCGCTTCGGCGTTCTTGTCCTGGCTCTCAGGCGGCGCGAGCGGGCCATCCCGGCACGGTACGCACATGTCCCTCTTCAACTCGGCGACTTGATGCTCGTCCAGGGCCCTCCGGAGGCCATCACCAAGCTGGCTGAAAGCCGCGATTTTCTTGTCGTCAACCGGCTCGACCACGAACCGCGCCAGGTGGAAAAAGCCCCGTTGGCCGGCGGCATCATGCTTCTGATCATCGCCGCGGCTGCGACCGGTCTTCTTCACATTTCGGTCGCCGGATTCCTGGGAGTTGTCCTGATGGTCGTCACGGGCTGCGTGAAGGTCGAGGACATGTACAAGCGCGTCGAATGGCGGGTCATCTTTCTCATCGCCGGCATGATGCCGCTCGGCATCGCCATGGACGAGCGCCACACCGGAACCGCCGCCTGGCTGGCGGGGCACATCGTCGACCTCGCCGGCGGAGCCGGACCGCTATTGCTTTTGGCCTGCCTGTTTCTTTTCACGACCCTGATTACCGAAGTCATGTCCAACGCCGCGGCCGCCGTCCTCCTGGCCCCGATCGGGATCTCCATCGCCATCGGCATGAATCTCCAACCCCATCCCTTTCTGATGGCCATTGCCATCGGGGGTTCGACGACGTTCCTGACTCCCGTCGGGCACCAGGCCAACGTTCTCGTCTACGGCGTCGGGGGGTATCGCTTCCTTGATTTCACTCGGGTCGGAGCTCCCCTGAACATCCTCATCTTCATCGCGGCCATGATCGTTATTCCGCTGGTTTGGCCGTTTACGCCCATTCACCCATGA
- a CDS encoding glycoside hydrolase family 31 protein has product MSRRRSVNRSSNRKKSIPDYGSAAPGAPPGLDAFRSWKRWSFAGDGKTRVRLDLLAETGKTAVFEVETLRPSVMKISMRPAGARPSLPTGMMIPSAGSPHPLSVRETKDRIHISGPRTGLVIRKNPFRLTITDGRGRMILEDGTEDIDGLGRPLAFPFGIADGIAGGRGRVFTASFHIRPGERFFGLGEKFTRLDKSGQVIVSWTRDALGSTTESSHKNIPYLWSTRGYGLFVDSGARITWDVGSSSIRSLNIAVEDDRLDLFVIHGRTPVDLLHGYTELTGRPPVTPPWSFGLWISSGGTYRTQAEVEALIEGFKRRRVPASVVHIDPWWMRWRTYCDFRWDPETFPDPEGLIRRIHGLGMRLCLWEHPYISVESDLFAFGRKRGFFVRRPDGRPYVFDYGLSLAPRPDGNVRLSERRESWNAPVAAVDLTHPGALAWFKDLHRPLLRQGVDVFKTDFGEDIPEDAVFHDGRTGAVMHNLYPLLYNQTVAEVTKDERGYALVWSRAGTAGSQRYPVAWSGDPAADWDSLAATIRGGLSAGMSGLAFWSHDIGGFRGMPSAELYVRWAQFGLLCSHSRMHGDGPREPWIFGGRALEAVRKAVRLRLRLLPYIRSLAHEASRTGLPVIRSLPLAFPDDPNVHGWEDEFMLGPWLLVAPLVEPGGKRRVYLPELRRSEGPRLFGGNTANFRKLGSAPIGTHDDPEDGEGFWMDFRTGKKYPPGRVIDVRAPLDRIPLFVRSGAILPVAQIRGNAPRCPVDPLVLEIWPGLPSAFRFFEDEGRTDFYLEKAGRNKNLLARGDRASQDVKILWRPDPRN; this is encoded by the coding sequence ATGAGTCGACGACGGTCTGTGAACCGATCCTCGAACCGTAAAAAATCGATCCCGGATTACGGCTCCGCCGCCCCCGGAGCTCCGCCCGGACTCGACGCCTTCCGCTCATGGAAACGATGGTCTTTCGCCGGAGACGGAAAGACGCGGGTCCGGCTCGACCTCTTGGCGGAAACCGGGAAAACCGCTGTTTTCGAAGTTGAGACCCTCCGCCCCTCGGTCATGAAAATATCCATGCGCCCGGCCGGCGCGAGGCCGAGTCTTCCGACCGGAATGATGATTCCATCCGCAGGCTCTCCGCATCCGCTTTCGGTCCGTGAAACGAAGGATAGAATTCATATTTCCGGCCCCCGGACCGGGCTTGTCATCCGTAAAAACCCCTTTCGCCTGACTATCACGGACGGCCGCGGCCGCATGATCCTTGAGGACGGCACGGAAGACATTGACGGTCTCGGACGGCCTCTGGCTTTTCCTTTCGGGATCGCCGACGGCATCGCAGGCGGGCGAGGGCGGGTCTTCACGGCCTCATTTCATATCCGGCCGGGGGAACGCTTCTTCGGCCTGGGAGAGAAATTCACGCGCCTGGACAAGTCGGGACAAGTCATCGTCTCCTGGACCCGGGACGCCCTCGGTTCGACGACGGAAAGTTCCCATAAAAACATCCCGTACCTGTGGAGTACCCGGGGATACGGGCTTTTCGTCGACTCCGGCGCCCGGATCACTTGGGATGTCGGAAGCTCATCCATTCGCAGCCTGAATATCGCCGTCGAGGATGACCGTCTCGATCTCTTTGTGATCCACGGCCGGACACCGGTCGATCTTCTTCACGGCTACACCGAACTCACCGGACGGCCGCCCGTGACGCCCCCCTGGAGCTTCGGGCTCTGGATATCTTCGGGGGGAACCTACCGGACTCAGGCCGAAGTCGAAGCCCTGATCGAAGGCTTCAAGCGTCGCCGCGTCCCCGCTTCAGTCGTCCACATCGATCCCTGGTGGATGCGCTGGAGGACATACTGCGACTTCCGTTGGGATCCCGAGACATTCCCCGATCCCGAAGGTCTGATCCGTCGCATCCACGGCCTCGGAATGCGTCTCTGTCTTTGGGAACATCCTTACATCTCGGTCGAGAGCGATCTCTTCGCCTTCGGCCGGAAGCGCGGATTTTTCGTTCGCCGGCCCGACGGCCGGCCCTATGTCTTCGACTACGGTCTGTCGCTGGCTCCCCGACCGGACGGGAACGTGCGTCTGTCCGAACGTCGGGAATCCTGGAACGCTCCGGTCGCCGCGGTTGACCTGACCCATCCCGGAGCCCTGGCCTGGTTCAAGGATCTTCACCGGCCGCTTCTGAGACAGGGCGTCGACGTCTTCAAAACGGATTTCGGAGAGGACATCCCGGAAGACGCCGTCTTTCATGACGGGCGAACGGGGGCGGTCATGCACAACCTTTATCCCCTTCTCTACAATCAGACCGTTGCCGAAGTCACGAAAGACGAGCGTGGATATGCGCTTGTCTGGAGCCGGGCCGGCACGGCCGGCAGCCAGCGCTATCCGGTGGCCTGGTCGGGGGATCCGGCGGCGGATTGGGACAGTCTGGCTGCGACAATCCGCGGCGGTCTGAGCGCGGGGATGTCGGGATTGGCCTTCTGGAGCCATGACATCGGCGGATTTCGGGGGATGCCGTCCGCCGAACTCTATGTCCGCTGGGCTCAGTTCGGTCTTCTCTGTTCGCACAGCCGGATGCACGGCGACGGACCGCGGGAACCCTGGATTTTCGGCGGCCGGGCTCTGGAAGCCGTCCGCAAGGCCGTGCGGTTGCGTCTCCGGCTTCTTCCCTATATCCGGAGCCTGGCCCATGAAGCGTCCCGGACGGGACTTCCCGTGATCCGGTCTCTGCCGCTGGCCTTTCCCGACGACCCCAATGTTCATGGCTGGGAGGACGAGTTCATGCTCGGTCCATGGCTCCTCGTCGCTCCATTGGTCGAACCCGGCGGCAAACGGCGCGTCTATCTTCCCGAACTCAGGCGATCCGAAGGCCCCCGCCTTTTCGGAGGGAACACAGCGAACTTCCGGAAGCTGGGATCGGCTCCGATTGGGACCCATGACGATCCGGAGGACGGAGAGGGATTCTGGATGGACTTCCGAACTGGGAAAAAATATCCGCCGGGCCGGGTCATCGACGTCCGAGCGCCTCTCGACCGGATCCCTTTATTCGTCCGCTCGGGTGCAATCCTGCCTGTGGCGCAGATCCGGGGCAACGCACCACGATGTCCGGTCGATCCCCTTGTTCTGGAAATCTGGCCGGGCCTCCCGTCCGCATTCAGGTTTTTCGAGGATGAGGGTCGGACGGACTTTTATCTGGAAAAAGCCGGGCGGAACAAAAACCTCTTGGCCCGCGGAGACAGGGCATCCCAAGACGTCAAAATCCTCTGGCGGCCGGATCCCCGGAACTGA
- a CDS encoding uroporphyrinogen decarboxylase family protein, translating to MSDIIEIGIPVEEIEARRARVAEARRFGRPDRVPVIPALAHRFLIPKTGTSFRDYYADPETMLRTQIRAQKWHLENIRTDAHVITGPWVGAWSDFQNSFEAGSLGCRIEFPENDIPWVASHWVQDDTDLTRLEAMDFIGSGLNARQVEFRDGMIRVAEKYPVRFLGGLVFYPGARPSLTRTSDGPFGIAGDLMGATELFLACAERPDFVRELLRIIIDKMLAWLDFACDLEGLPEPRDIAWSDDLAVSLSAGMFKDLVLPADCRIRSHFRGNALFHMCGKSDHLLEIFRDSLDIHEFQGFGWAVDLDRIREVMSGRIVLYGNVDPRIILSGTPAEVMEASRKVIEKLAPGGGFVLQDGNNVAPGSPIENINAMMKAAESYGRYD from the coding sequence ATGAGCGACATCATCGAAATCGGGATCCCTGTCGAGGAGATCGAAGCCCGGCGCGCCCGCGTTGCGGAAGCCCGGCGATTCGGCCGGCCCGACCGGGTTCCCGTCATTCCCGCTCTGGCCCATCGCTTCCTCATCCCCAAGACCGGAACGTCCTTTCGGGATTACTACGCCGATCCCGAAACCATGCTCCGGACCCAAATCCGGGCCCAGAAATGGCATTTGGAAAATATTCGGACGGACGCCCATGTTATTACCGGTCCCTGGGTCGGAGCCTGGTCCGACTTTCAGAACTCGTTCGAGGCGGGAAGCCTGGGCTGCCGGATCGAATTCCCAGAAAACGACATCCCCTGGGTGGCTTCGCACTGGGTTCAGGACGACACCGACCTCACTCGGCTGGAAGCCATGGACTTCATCGGCTCCGGTCTCAATGCCCGCCAGGTGGAATTCCGGGACGGGATGATTCGGGTTGCTGAAAAATATCCCGTTCGCTTTCTCGGCGGTCTCGTGTTTTATCCCGGGGCACGCCCGTCCCTGACCCGGACATCGGACGGCCCGTTCGGCATCGCCGGTGACCTCATGGGCGCAACCGAACTCTTCCTGGCCTGCGCCGAGCGCCCGGATTTCGTCCGCGAACTCCTGCGGATCATCATCGACAAGATGCTCGCCTGGCTCGACTTCGCCTGCGACCTCGAGGGTCTTCCCGAACCCCGAGATATCGCCTGGTCGGACGATCTTGCCGTCTCGCTGTCGGCGGGCATGTTCAAGGATCTGGTCCTTCCCGCGGATTGCCGCATCCGTTCTCATTTCCGCGGGAACGCCCTCTTTCACATGTGCGGCAAGTCCGACCATCTCCTGGAGATCTTCCGCGACAGTTTGGACATCCACGAGTTCCAGGGATTCGGCTGGGCCGTCGACCTGGACAGGATCCGCGAGGTCATGAGCGGACGGATCGTTCTCTACGGCAATGTCGATCCCCGGATCATCCTCTCGGGAACGCCCGCGGAAGTGATGGAGGCGTCCCGCAAGGTCATCGAAAAACTGGCTCCGGGCGGCGGGTTCGTCCTCCAGGACGGCAACAACGTTGCGCCCGGCTCGCCGATCGAGAATATCAATGCGATGATGAAAGCGGCCGAAAGCTATGGACGATACGACTGA